One region of Streptomyces sp. CG4 genomic DNA includes:
- a CDS encoding phosphatidylglycerol lysyltransferase domain-containing protein — MSITAPSPPGPRTTKGRTAAVRDRATSLPRSWIPAAAGNACLLIGLLDIASAVFPALRHNRIRLLAGNLPGGTTTMAAAGSLMTGVLLVLLAHALRRRKRRAWQAVMVLLPAAGLLHLLRWHTPAAGAVSFALFLVILVHRREFYALPDPRTRWRALLNFLGMGGASLSLGLLITSVHPTYEAGSPSLTDRLLHTLYGLFGLEGPVRYSSVRVADLVGYSLGALGLVTALTTAYLFLRPEKPRPELSADDEARVRELLDRHGARDSLGYFALRRDKSVLFSPTGKAAIAYRVESGVMLASGDPIGDVEAWPGAIKVFMDEARAHAWVPAVLGCSETGGEVWIREAGLDALELGDEGVVHTADFSLGGRAMRNVRQMVKRIERNGYSCKVRRVAELDDAERVRIGDAAARWRGTDIERGFSTALGRFGDSDDTGCVVVTAHKAPDPDAGESPDADDLKAVLHFVPWGPEGLSLELMRRDRAADPGLNELLIVAILQAGPGLGVRRVSLNFAMFRSALARGERLGAGPVLRAWRGLLVRLSRWFQIESLYKFNAKFQPEWVPRYLVFPQTRDLPRIGLAAMQAEAFITLGWPKSGRKAPRRSLATVTSAEK; from the coding sequence ATGAGCATCACCGCACCTTCACCCCCGGGTCCGCGCACCACCAAGGGCCGGACGGCTGCTGTCCGGGACCGGGCAACTTCCCTCCCCCGCAGCTGGATTCCGGCCGCCGCCGGCAACGCGTGCCTGTTGATCGGGCTGCTCGACATAGCCTCCGCTGTCTTCCCGGCCCTGCGCCACAACCGCATACGGCTGCTCGCCGGGAATCTGCCCGGCGGTACCACCACGATGGCCGCCGCCGGCTCGCTGATGACCGGCGTCCTGCTCGTACTGCTCGCGCACGCGCTGCGGCGGCGCAAGCGGCGGGCCTGGCAGGCGGTGATGGTGCTGCTCCCAGCAGCCGGGCTGCTGCATCTCCTGCGCTGGCACACCCCCGCGGCCGGGGCGGTGTCGTTCGCGCTCTTCCTGGTGATACTGGTGCACCGCAGGGAGTTCTACGCGCTGCCCGACCCCCGCACCCGCTGGCGGGCTCTGCTCAACTTCTTGGGCATGGGCGGTGCTTCGCTGTCTCTCGGCCTGCTGATCACCAGTGTGCACCCGACGTACGAGGCCGGATCGCCGTCCCTCACGGACCGCCTGCTGCACACCCTGTATGGGCTCTTCGGACTGGAAGGGCCGGTGCGCTACAGCTCGGTGCGGGTGGCGGATCTGGTCGGCTACTCGCTCGGAGCGCTCGGCCTGGTCACCGCGCTGACCACCGCCTATCTCTTCTTGCGGCCCGAGAAGCCGCGGCCGGAGCTCTCCGCCGACGACGAGGCGCGGGTGCGGGAGTTGCTCGACCGGCATGGTGCACGGGACTCGCTCGGCTACTTCGCGCTGCGCCGCGACAAGAGCGTGCTGTTCTCGCCGACCGGGAAGGCCGCGATCGCCTACCGGGTGGAGTCCGGGGTCATGCTCGCCTCCGGCGACCCGATCGGGGACGTCGAGGCATGGCCCGGCGCGATCAAAGTGTTCATGGACGAGGCGCGAGCGCACGCCTGGGTGCCTGCGGTACTCGGCTGCAGCGAGACCGGCGGCGAAGTGTGGATCCGCGAAGCTGGCCTGGATGCACTGGAGTTGGGCGACGAGGGCGTGGTGCACACCGCGGACTTCTCGCTCGGTGGGCGGGCCATGCGCAACGTCCGGCAGATGGTCAAGCGCATCGAACGCAACGGTTACTCCTGCAAGGTGCGCAGGGTGGCGGAGCTCGACGACGCGGAGCGGGTACGGATCGGGGACGCTGCGGCGCGCTGGCGGGGTACCGACATCGAGCGCGGCTTCTCCACCGCCCTCGGCCGGTTCGGCGACTCGGACGACACCGGCTGTGTGGTGGTGACCGCGCACAAGGCTCCCGATCCCGATGCAGGTGAGTCACCGGACGCCGACGACCTCAAGGCCGTGCTGCACTTCGTGCCGTGGGGCCCGGAGGGCCTCTCCCTGGAGCTGATGCGCCGCGACCGTGCCGCCGACCCGGGCCTCAACGAGCTGCTGATCGTGGCGATCCTCCAGGCAGGGCCCGGGCTCGGGGTGCGCAGAGTCTCGCTCAACTTCGCGATGTTCCGCTCGGCGCTGGCGCGCGGGGAACGGCTCGGCGCGGGGCCCGTGCTCCGTGCCTGGCGGGGGCTGCTCGTGCGGCTCTCCCGCTGGTTCCAGATCGAGTCGCTGTACAAGTTCAACGCAAAGTTCCAGCCGGAGTGGGTGCCACGGTACCTGGTCTTCCCGCAGACCCGCGACCTGCCGCGGATCGGGCTGGCGGCGATGCAGGCGGAGGCGTTCATCACCCTGGGGTGGCCGAAGTCGGGCCGCAAGGCACCACGCCGGAGCCTTGCGACGGTCACCTCCGCCGAGAAATAG
- a CDS encoding TetR/AcrR family transcriptional regulator, with translation MASSKNRTSTTTGTGPAKHTEPAATGEPGTPERAVAQRAAPERPPRRRAHTRERLLDAADRVLVERGYAQTTIEDVCAAAGYTRGAFYSSFGSKQDLVLALFDRHSARRLNRLESLLRDATPGSARRMARKLLTIDPAERGWILLFLEFRLDAARSPQLSANLQVHDRAVTDALALLLEQARPGTPGRDSVAVRNLASFLLAACEGVLARTAPEGPESKEALNAAVDILATMLPTLLPGLEHEDATPAP, from the coding sequence GTGGCCTCATCGAAGAACCGCACGTCAACGACGACCGGCACCGGTCCGGCGAAGCACACCGAACCGGCGGCGACGGGCGAACCCGGAACGCCGGAGCGCGCCGTCGCGCAGCGCGCCGCCCCCGAGCGCCCACCAAGGCGGCGGGCACACACCCGGGAGCGGCTGCTCGATGCCGCAGACCGGGTGCTGGTCGAGCGCGGATACGCACAGACCACCATCGAGGACGTGTGCGCCGCAGCCGGGTACACCAGGGGTGCCTTCTACTCCAGCTTCGGGAGCAAGCAGGACCTCGTGCTCGCGCTCTTCGACCGCCATTCCGCGCGCCGGCTCAACCGGTTGGAGAGCCTGCTGCGCGATGCGACACCTGGCTCGGCCCGCCGTATGGCCCGCAAACTCCTCACGATCGACCCCGCCGAGCGCGGCTGGATCCTGCTCTTCCTGGAGTTCCGGCTCGACGCGGCCCGCAGCCCGCAGCTCAGCGCAAATCTCCAGGTGCACGACCGGGCCGTCACCGACGCCCTCGCCCTGCTCCTCGAGCAGGCACGGCCCGGGACCCCTGGTCGTGACAGCGTCGCGGTGCGGAACCTCGCGAGCTTCCTGCTCGCGGCCTGCGAAGGCGTGCTCGCCCGTACCGCACCCGAGGGGCCCGAGAGCAAGGAGGCGCTGAACGCCGCCGTCGACATCCTCGCGACGATGCTGCCCACGCTGCTGCCCGGCCTGGAGCACGAGGACGCAACCCCGGCGCCCTGA
- a CDS encoding GPP34 family phosphoprotein — MAGLLTLPEEFALLSLAETGKVIDSGQAEVGCAVAELGELALRGKLAVRTRKFTVFGLDAYRPYRAEIELVNADSTGLAWVDELLAELAHAGEVVVPYKWVRRRRIAFLQHRGALVGRGLIRRVPGRGLARRERYYPDPTVRQGLINAVRLAKAGEHRLDEHMMFLSDMVTASRLSRDLGGSWPKRHILDRARGTGAVEFVPESLRDTSAVLAALVPKRSRNQGG; from the coding sequence ATGGCTGGTCTGCTGACGCTGCCCGAGGAATTCGCTCTGCTCTCACTCGCCGAGACCGGAAAGGTGATCGACTCCGGCCAGGCCGAGGTTGGCTGCGCGGTGGCTGAACTCGGCGAGCTCGCGCTGCGCGGCAAGCTGGCGGTCCGCACGCGCAAGTTCACCGTGTTCGGGCTTGACGCGTATCGCCCGTACCGGGCCGAGATCGAGCTGGTCAACGCCGACTCCACCGGCCTGGCCTGGGTTGATGAACTGCTGGCTGAACTGGCGCACGCGGGCGAGGTGGTGGTGCCCTACAAGTGGGTGCGGCGGCGGCGTATCGCGTTCCTGCAGCATCGCGGCGCGCTGGTCGGGCGCGGTCTGATCCGGCGCGTGCCGGGCAGGGGGCTGGCGCGGCGGGAGCGGTACTACCCGGACCCGACGGTGCGGCAAGGGTTGATCAACGCGGTGCGCCTGGCCAAAGCCGGAGAGCATCGGCTGGACGAGCACATGATGTTTCTTTCCGACATGGTGACCGCAAGCCGGCTGAGCAGGGACCTCGGGGGTTCGTGGCCCAAGCGGCACATACTGGACCGAGCTCGCGGGACCGGGGCAGTGGAGTTCGTGCCCGAGTCGCTCCGGGACACCAGCGCCGTGCTCGCCGCGTTGGTGCCCAAGCGGTCGCGCAACCAGGGTGGCTAG
- a CDS encoding ATP-binding protein, whose product MTTTTSPRTPALQPLTGPVPGYAQTLPLYTSSVAVARMSVCTTLACWGLESMTDDVVLVVSELVTNAVQHARPVCPQPDEPGRCRLTLECPEQGTVWVSVADPSGRRIARRKPVEGAESGRGLAVVDAPASRWLVQPSRTGETVWAELRADA is encoded by the coding sequence ATGACCACGACGACTTCCCCCAGAACCCCCGCGCTGCAACCCCTGACGGGTCCGGTGCCCGGGTATGCGCAGACGCTGCCGCTCTACACGTCGTCGGTGGCCGTGGCGCGGATGAGCGTGTGCACGACGCTGGCCTGTTGGGGCCTGGAGAGCATGACGGATGATGTCGTGCTCGTTGTCTCGGAGCTGGTGACGAACGCGGTGCAGCACGCGCGTCCGGTGTGCCCGCAGCCAGATGAGCCGGGCAGGTGCCGTCTGACGCTGGAGTGCCCCGAGCAAGGCACGGTGTGGGTGTCGGTCGCGGACCCGTCAGGGCGCCGTATCGCACGCCGGAAACCGGTCGAGGGCGCCGAGTCGGGCCGTGGGCTGGCGGTGGTGGATGCCCCGGCGTCCCGCTGGCTGGTGCAGCCGTCCCGCACCGGCGAAACGGTCTGGGCCGAGCTGCGAGCCGACGCATGA
- a CDS encoding reverse transcriptase N-terminal domain-containing protein, which produces MTDTDGAAVPVPSAVTVNGPEDEDLDWASVDWRRVEEDVRRLRQRIFTASQAGDLKKVRSLQKLMLRSRSNTLLSVRRVTEINAGRATAGADGKVVLMSPSKAMLADWVQHRARPWIPKPVKRVFIPKPGTTKKRGLGIPTVTA; this is translated from the coding sequence ATGACGGACACGGACGGAGCGGCTGTGCCCGTTCCGTCCGCCGTGACGGTGAACGGACCCGAGGACGAAGACCTGGACTGGGCGTCGGTCGACTGGCGTCGGGTCGAGGAGGACGTACGGCGTCTGCGGCAGAGGATCTTCACGGCGTCGCAGGCAGGGGACCTGAAGAAGGTCCGCAGCTTGCAGAAGCTGATGCTCCGGTCCCGGTCGAACACGCTCCTGAGCGTGCGGCGGGTCACGGAGATCAACGCGGGACGCGCGACGGCGGGAGCCGACGGGAAGGTGGTGCTTATGTCCCCGTCCAAGGCCATGCTGGCCGACTGGGTCCAGCACCGAGCCCGACCGTGGATCCCCAAGCCCGTCAAGCGGGTGTTCATCCCCAAACCGGGGACCACGAAGAAGCGCGGCCTCGGGATTCCGACGGTCACGGCATAG
- a CDS encoding DUF5372 family protein translates to MTHPFHAMAGERLEILYAKRRGGALVFVCAYGVARTVTLPQAWTDRGEVPLDHRLSVEQLCAARELADALLRRGERVVGGAS, encoded by the coding sequence GTGACGCATCCGTTCCACGCGATGGCGGGTGAGCGTCTGGAGATTCTTTACGCCAAGCGCCGGGGTGGTGCGCTGGTGTTCGTGTGTGCGTACGGGGTGGCCCGGACCGTGACGCTGCCGCAGGCGTGGACGGATCGTGGGGAGGTGCCGTTGGACCACCGGCTCTCGGTTGAACAGCTGTGTGCTGCACGGGAGCTGGCGGATGCGCTCCTCCGCCGGGGTGAGCGAGTGGTGGGCGGGGCATCGTGA
- a CDS encoding recombinase family protein, translating to MNGLSKITASHRSRTAAVYLRQSTYVQVRDNTESTLRQYDLVERAVELGWAREDVLVIDADLGRSAKFGTERLGFRDLVAQVCLGEVGAVFGLEVSRLARSSADFARLLELARLTNALLVDADGVYDLADINDRLLLGLKGSMSEAELHILAGRLHGAKRAAAERGELRFPLPVGYVYDDEGMCVLDPDQEVQAAIADVFAVFQEQGSAFKVVGEFVGRRFPLRAYGGIWAGQLRWGKLTHSRVLGVLRNPSYAGTYVYGRYVTRRTVRPDGSVNTGIVLRPREEWPIVLHDHHEGYIGWADYLAIEAKLKANCTHDGARPPREGLALCQGIMFCGSCGRPMTTRYYEHQQAAYGCSSSRADHEATATCRSIRADAVDEPVARLLLSALSPGQIERALAAADEVTVRHGRSHRAAELAVERARFDAQRAERAFNAVEPENRLVARTLESRWEARLAALTEAEAALAQVREARPALPDRDGLRALAADLPGLWWAATTKDRDRKRLLRTMISDITLLPETDRTRARIGVRWHTGATDILDIRRPHTSAQNRKTPAAARELIARLSPSHSNTEITAELARAGLTTGTGQPYTVTAVKWIRYTYKIPSSSPFGDGEIGVDEAAKILGITANAVYYWLTHDRLTGRKDASGRWCIPWNQQVEADCRRQIDASGHLVPRESLPHGMQPDELTIQRTADRLGVNCHVLYYWIRIGRLTARKGPDGRWCIPWDAHVETCCRIWLAHPEQFAARGVGSRPLPASDTADAELSIQQVAARLGVLPAAIAYQVKAGRLAARHRGNGRVAIPWNTTVEADLRTQLTRLKHPGPTGPGSHPLPADVAARGEISVQDAAARLGIRPGTIYHWIYCGDLTAHRTANGRVGIPWTAGVEAACRQRALKCTKFTPQSRTSTAGGAV from the coding sequence GTGAACGGGCTGTCGAAGATCACGGCGTCGCACCGGTCGAGGACGGCGGCGGTCTACCTTCGGCAGTCGACGTATGTGCAGGTCCGCGACAACACCGAGTCCACGCTGCGTCAGTACGACCTGGTGGAGAGGGCCGTGGAGCTGGGGTGGGCCCGTGAGGACGTGCTCGTCATCGACGCGGACCTGGGCCGCTCGGCGAAGTTCGGGACGGAACGCCTGGGGTTTCGGGACCTGGTCGCGCAGGTCTGCCTGGGCGAGGTGGGGGCGGTCTTCGGGCTGGAGGTGAGTCGGCTGGCCCGGTCCTCGGCGGACTTCGCCCGCCTGCTGGAGCTGGCCCGCCTCACCAACGCGCTGCTGGTCGACGCCGACGGCGTCTACGATCTCGCGGACATCAACGACCGCCTCCTGCTCGGGCTGAAGGGCAGCATGTCAGAGGCGGAGCTGCACATCCTCGCCGGCCGGCTGCACGGAGCGAAGCGGGCCGCGGCCGAGCGGGGCGAGCTGCGGTTCCCGTTGCCGGTCGGCTATGTCTACGACGACGAGGGCATGTGTGTGCTCGACCCGGACCAGGAGGTGCAGGCCGCGATCGCGGACGTGTTCGCCGTGTTCCAGGAGCAGGGCTCGGCGTTCAAGGTGGTCGGCGAGTTCGTCGGGCGGCGTTTTCCGTTGCGCGCCTACGGTGGCATCTGGGCCGGTCAGCTGCGCTGGGGCAAGCTCACGCACTCTCGGGTGCTGGGGGTGCTGCGCAATCCGAGCTATGCGGGCACCTATGTTTATGGCCGGTACGTCACCCGGCGCACCGTCCGCCCGGACGGCAGCGTGAACACCGGGATCGTGCTGCGGCCCCGTGAGGAGTGGCCGATCGTGCTGCACGATCACCACGAGGGCTACATCGGCTGGGCCGACTACCTGGCCATCGAGGCGAAGCTCAAGGCGAACTGCACGCACGACGGGGCCCGCCCGCCGCGCGAGGGGCTGGCCTTGTGTCAGGGGATCATGTTCTGCGGCTCGTGCGGACGGCCCATGACCACGCGCTATTACGAGCATCAGCAGGCGGCTTATGGATGTTCGTCGTCCCGCGCCGACCACGAGGCCACCGCGACCTGCCGTTCGATCCGGGCCGACGCGGTCGACGAGCCGGTGGCCCGGCTGCTGCTGAGTGCCCTGTCCCCGGGGCAGATCGAGCGGGCCCTGGCCGCCGCCGACGAGGTCACCGTCCGCCACGGCCGCTCTCATCGGGCAGCCGAACTGGCGGTGGAGCGGGCCCGGTTCGATGCCCAGCGCGCCGAGCGCGCCTTCAACGCGGTCGAGCCGGAGAACCGGCTGGTCGCCCGCACACTGGAGTCCCGTTGGGAGGCCCGGCTGGCCGCTCTAACCGAGGCAGAGGCCGCGCTTGCCCAGGTCCGCGAGGCCCGGCCGGCACTGCCGGACCGCGACGGGCTGCGGGCGCTCGCTGCTGATCTGCCCGGGCTGTGGTGGGCTGCCACGACCAAGGACCGGGACCGCAAGCGGCTGCTGCGGACCATGATCTCGGACATCACGCTGCTGCCTGAGACGGACCGCACCCGGGCCCGGATCGGGGTGCGCTGGCACACCGGCGCCACCGACATCCTCGACATCCGCCGCCCACACACGTCCGCCCAGAACCGCAAGACCCCAGCTGCGGCACGGGAGTTGATCGCCCGGCTCAGCCCCAGCCACAGCAACACCGAGATCACCGCCGAGCTCGCCCGGGCCGGGCTGACCACCGGCACCGGCCAGCCCTACACCGTCACGGCCGTCAAGTGGATCCGCTACACCTACAAGATCCCCTCCTCGTCGCCGTTCGGCGACGGGGAGATCGGCGTCGACGAGGCCGCGAAAATCCTCGGGATCACCGCGAATGCCGTCTACTACTGGCTCACCCATGACCGCCTGACGGGCCGCAAAGATGCCTCCGGACGATGGTGCATCCCATGGAACCAGCAGGTCGAGGCCGACTGCCGCCGCCAGATCGATGCCTCCGGCCACCTCGTCCCACGAGAGAGCCTCCCGCACGGGATGCAACCCGATGAACTCACCATCCAACGGACTGCCGACCGCCTGGGCGTGAACTGCCATGTCCTCTACTACTGGATCCGCATCGGCCGGCTCACCGCGCGCAAGGGTCCGGACGGCCGCTGGTGCATCCCCTGGGACGCACACGTCGAGACCTGCTGCCGAATCTGGCTCGCACACCCGGAACAGTTCGCTGCCCGCGGGGTCGGCAGCCGTCCGCTGCCGGCCAGCGACACGGCCGACGCCGAGTTAAGCATCCAGCAGGTGGCAGCCCGCCTGGGAGTACTCCCCGCTGCGATCGCCTACCAGGTCAAGGCCGGACGACTTGCGGCCAGGCACCGCGGCAACGGACGCGTCGCGATCCCCTGGAACACCACAGTCGAAGCCGATCTCCGCACACAGCTGACCCGGCTCAAACATCCCGGCCCTACCGGTCCCGGCAGTCACCCGCTGCCCGCCGACGTCGCCGCCCGCGGCGAGATCAGCGTCCAGGACGCCGCCGCGCGGCTCGGCATCCGGCCCGGCACCATCTATCACTGGATCTACTGCGGCGACCTCACCGCCCATCGAACCGCCAACGGCCGGGTCGGCATCCCCTGGACCGCCGGCGTCGAGGCGGCCTGCCGCCAACGCGCCCTGAAATGCACGAAATTCACCCCCCAATCCCGAACGAGTACAGCAGGAGGGGCAGTATGA
- a CDS encoding reverse transcriptase domain-containing protein: MPVIVDRCLQASALSALEPEWEARFEPKSYGFRPGRGCHDAIGAIYSTLNGKNPQRVWVLDADLTAAFDRIDHDRLMAALGTFPARGLVRQWLKAGAVDRGRFAPTEAGTPQGGVISPLLFNVALHGMEEAAGVRYYTTGRDAGSAQSGSPVLVRYADDFVAMCTSREQAEQVKERLAAWLTPRGLAFHEDKTRIVHAESGFDFLGFNVRRYHGKLLIKPSTAAQRRIRERLSTEMLALRGANAGAVLKKINPIVRGWSAYYRTVVSSEVFTALDNHMWKLAYKWAKHSHPNKPKHWISDKYFGRFNKARKDRWVFGDRISGAYLLKFSWTKIVRHQLVKGRASPDAPALESYWAERRRKGPPPPVDGMTVRLLQAQQGRCPICGGLLLHADHPPRGPQDWEAWRAVLRKAISKQYVAFPGGGSPDDQRIRLLHTHCQRRNGAADPTNLAPSPDRKPSGLA, encoded by the coding sequence ATGCCCGTGATCGTCGACCGGTGCCTGCAAGCCTCGGCACTGAGCGCGCTGGAACCCGAGTGGGAAGCGCGGTTCGAGCCGAAGTCGTACGGCTTCCGGCCCGGCCGCGGCTGTCACGACGCGATCGGGGCCATCTACTCCACGCTCAACGGGAAGAACCCGCAACGTGTGTGGGTACTCGACGCGGATCTGACGGCGGCGTTCGACCGTATCGACCACGACCGGCTCATGGCTGCGCTCGGCACTTTCCCCGCCCGGGGACTGGTCCGGCAGTGGCTGAAGGCCGGGGCCGTGGACCGAGGCCGGTTCGCCCCGACCGAGGCGGGAACTCCGCAGGGCGGAGTGATCAGCCCGCTGCTCTTCAACGTGGCTCTGCACGGGATGGAGGAAGCCGCAGGAGTCCGCTACTACACGACCGGCCGAGACGCTGGAAGTGCGCAGAGCGGAAGCCCGGTGCTGGTGAGATACGCAGATGATTTTGTCGCGATGTGCACCAGCCGTGAGCAGGCCGAACAGGTCAAGGAACGGCTGGCCGCATGGCTGACGCCCAGGGGGCTCGCCTTCCACGAGGACAAGACACGCATCGTCCACGCGGAAAGCGGGTTCGACTTCCTGGGGTTCAACGTCCGCCGCTATCACGGCAAGCTGCTGATCAAGCCGAGCACAGCGGCCCAACGACGGATCCGGGAACGGCTGAGCACCGAGATGCTGGCCCTGCGAGGGGCCAACGCGGGTGCGGTACTCAAGAAGATCAACCCGATCGTGCGGGGCTGGTCGGCCTACTACCGGACGGTGGTGTCCAGCGAGGTCTTCACCGCGCTGGACAATCACATGTGGAAGCTCGCTTACAAGTGGGCCAAACACAGCCACCCGAACAAGCCGAAGCACTGGATATCCGACAAGTACTTCGGCCGGTTCAACAAGGCCAGGAAGGACCGGTGGGTGTTCGGCGACCGCATCAGCGGCGCCTATCTCCTCAAGTTCTCCTGGACGAAGATCGTCCGGCACCAGTTGGTCAAGGGCAGGGCGTCCCCGGACGCCCCGGCGCTGGAGTCGTACTGGGCCGAGCGGCGTCGCAAAGGACCACCCCCGCCGGTCGACGGCATGACCGTGCGCCTGCTCCAGGCACAACAAGGTCGCTGCCCGATCTGTGGAGGACTCTTGCTGCACGCTGACCACCCGCCGCGAGGCCCACAGGACTGGGAAGCATGGCGGGCCGTCCTCAGGAAGGCGATCTCCAAGCAGTACGTCGCATTCCCGGGCGGGGGCTCGCCGGACGATCAGCGAATCCGTCTCCTCCACACCCACTGTCAACGGCGGAATGGAGCCGCCGATCCGACAAACCTCGCACCTTCTCCTGACCGCAAGCCCTCGGGGCTTGCTTGA
- a CDS encoding IS3 family transposase, with product MARPSSYPPELRKRAVRMVAEVRGDYPNESAAINAVMTKLGIGSRETLRKWVRQDQIDSGQRPGTTTEESAQIKAMKKEIAELRRANEILKAAASFFAAELDRPHTLVAFIDEHRDRFGGVEPICRVLTQHGCKIALSTYYACKKRLTSPSPRSVRDEELKTLIKEVHETNYRVYGARKIWRALNRKGHDVARCTVERLMREIGIAGAVRGKKVITTISDPAAARAPDRLDRDFVAPAPNRTWVADFTHVAAGTGVVYVAFVADTFSRRIVGWSAAMSKETQLVLDTLDMGLWQRDREGRPPVPGELVHHADHGAQGGFN from the coding sequence ATGGCACGTCCCTCCTCCTACCCGCCTGAGCTGCGCAAGCGCGCGGTGCGCATGGTCGCCGAGGTCCGCGGTGACTACCCGAACGAGTCCGCCGCGATCAACGCGGTCATGACGAAGCTGGGCATCGGCTCGCGCGAGACGCTGCGCAAATGGGTCCGGCAGGACCAGATCGACTCCGGACAGCGTCCGGGGACGACGACGGAGGAGTCCGCGCAGATCAAGGCGATGAAGAAGGAGATCGCCGAACTCAGGCGAGCCAACGAGATCCTGAAGGCCGCGGCGAGTTTCTTCGCGGCCGAGCTCGACCGGCCACACACGCTCGTAGCGTTCATCGACGAGCACCGGGACCGCTTCGGCGGTGTCGAGCCGATCTGCCGCGTGCTGACCCAGCACGGCTGCAAGATCGCCCTCTCCACCTACTACGCCTGCAAGAAACGCCTCACGTCGCCCTCGCCGCGATCGGTGCGGGACGAGGAACTCAAGACCCTGATCAAGGAGGTCCACGAGACCAACTACCGCGTATACGGGGCCCGGAAGATCTGGCGGGCACTGAACCGGAAGGGCCATGACGTGGCCCGCTGCACCGTCGAACGCCTGATGCGCGAGATCGGCATCGCCGGAGCAGTGCGCGGCAAGAAGGTGATCACCACCATCTCGGACCCGGCCGCCGCCAGGGCCCCGGACCGCCTGGATCGCGACTTCGTCGCCCCGGCCCCCAACCGCACCTGGGTAGCCGACTTCACTCACGTCGCCGCGGGGACGGGCGTCGTCTACGTCGCCTTCGTCGCGGACACCTTCTCCCGCCGCATCGTCGGCTGGTCCGCCGCGATGTCGAAGGAGACCCAACTCGTCCTCGACACACTGGACATGGGTCTGTGGCAGCGCGACCGTGAAGGCCGCCCACCCGTCCCCGGCGAGCTGGTTCACCACGCGGACCACGGCGCCCAGGGCGGATTCAACTGA
- a CDS encoding DinB family protein, translating into MTAKAEPPPEPDVTLTSPAELLAGYLDFYRDAVLRKLDGLTDEELRGSLLPSGWAPLELLKHLAYVELRWLQWGFAGQQVEQPWGDMEARGGRWRVEAGETVEDVTAFFRAQCERSRAIVSGARLEDRMATLGGRVPPEEERPTLIWVLFHLLQEYARHVGHLDIVREIADGVTGE; encoded by the coding sequence ATGACTGCTAAAGCCGAGCCCCCGCCGGAGCCCGATGTCACGCTCACCAGCCCAGCCGAGTTGTTGGCGGGCTATCTGGATTTCTACCGTGACGCCGTGCTGCGCAAGCTGGACGGCCTGACCGACGAGGAGTTGCGGGGCAGCCTGCTGCCATCCGGCTGGGCGCCGCTGGAGCTGTTGAAGCATCTGGCCTATGTGGAGCTGCGCTGGCTGCAGTGGGGTTTCGCCGGCCAACAGGTCGAACAGCCGTGGGGCGATATGGAAGCCCGGGGCGGCAGATGGCGCGTCGAGGCGGGTGAAACCGTCGAGGATGTGACGGCGTTCTTCCGCGCCCAGTGCGAGCGATCCCGCGCGATCGTCTCCGGCGCGCGGCTGGAGGACCGGATGGCCACTCTCGGCGGCCGGGTCCCGCCGGAGGAGGAGCGGCCAACGCTGATCTGGGTTCTGTTCCATTTGCTCCAGGAGTACGCGAGGCATGTCGGGCACCTTGACATCGTCCGGGAGATCGCCGACGGCGTCACGGGCGAGTAG
- a CDS encoding TetR/AcrR family transcriptional regulator, producing MSTPSTPAGRKPRADAERNRARVLAAARALFEERGDDVQMPEVARAAGVGMGTVYRHFPTRQSLVEAAAELRFAEILRFARTDCLRDPESGQGLARYLRNVGQILAEDQGLSAAAAAAVGSSAPRGEMLAQLELAVGTLIDQGRSAGTLRSDLTVADVYTLVGALSAVIRTGSGDWRRFIDLALDGLRPRRDN from the coding sequence TTGTCAACGCCATCGACACCCGCCGGCCGGAAGCCGCGCGCCGACGCAGAGCGCAACCGCGCCCGAGTGCTGGCTGCAGCGCGTGCCCTGTTCGAGGAACGCGGCGACGACGTCCAGATGCCCGAGGTGGCACGGGCCGCCGGGGTCGGTATGGGCACCGTGTACCGGCACTTCCCGACCCGGCAGTCCCTCGTGGAGGCCGCAGCAGAACTCCGGTTCGCCGAGATCCTCCGGTTCGCGCGCACCGACTGCCTGCGTGACCCGGAGTCAGGCCAGGGACTGGCCCGGTATCTCCGCAATGTCGGTCAGATACTGGCCGAGGACCAGGGACTGTCCGCCGCCGCGGCGGCGGCTGTGGGATCGTCGGCTCCCAGGGGGGAAATGCTTGCTCAGCTCGAACTCGCGGTCGGAACACTCATCGACCAGGGACGGTCAGCCGGAACCCTTCGGAGCGACCTCACCGTTGCGGACGTCTACACGCTCGTCGGCGCCCTGTCCGCAGTCATCCGCACCGGCAGCGGCGACTGGCGCCGCTTCATCGACCTCGCCCTCGACGGCCTGCGCCCGCGCAGGGACAACTGA